In the genome of Thermodesulfobacteriota bacterium, the window CCAGAGAATGTCCTCTATTTTTTGATCCTCTAACGGTAAATAAGGCCGAAGGCCGGCATGAACAAAGATATAGTCCTCTGTCTCATGTATAAGGAGCAGCGAACGAAAAAAATCATGATGATCCGGGGGCAGGGAAAACTCCCCCTTTTTGCTATAGGCATCGATGGTCTTCTGGCCTCCATTCAGGATGAATAAAAAGGGATTGACCCGGTCAAGATAATCGAGGAACATCTTTTCATGGTTACCCATGAGAAATACTATATGATTCGACCTATCTTTTAAATCTAAGAGATAGTCGATGACTTCACGGGAAGCCGGACCGCGGTTAATATAATCTCCAAGAAAGATAAGGGCATCCTGTCCGAGGTTAACCGGCAGGGTACCCATTAACCCTTCCAGCTTATCCAGACATCCATGAATATCCCCAACCGCAAATATACGTCTATCGCTCATAACCTTTAAAATCAATACCGGATGTTCTCGTAAAGACTCCAATGTTGATGAATCCGTAAAAAAGCTTTTTTACCGCTGAGCACGCAGAGTCCGCAGAGAAAAACTGTAAACTATTCAATATGTTATCTCAGCGTTCTCAGCGATCTCTGCGGTAAAATTTTACTTTTTACGAAGCCGTCAATACAGGATAAATGTCCGTTTCCGCAGGTCAAGCCTGGTTATCCCTTCTTCTTTCGCCATCGTGATCGCCTCACGGTATTCCTCGGCAGTTATACGCCGGTCAAGGGGAGGATATTTGTACGCCTCGCCGCAGGGCCGATACTGGTCCATTATATTCACGTAGGTATTCGGCGATATTTCCCGGGCCAGAAAACGCATAACATCCCGCGTCCCGGCCAGACCATCCGGCAGGACCAGATGGCGCACCAGGAGTCCACGTTGTGCTATGCCACTGGAATCTACAGTCAGGTCGCCCACCTGGCGATGCATTTCTTTGATGGCCTGTCCGGCTATCTCCGGGTAACCGGGCGCCTTGGAGAGTCTTATAGCCACCTCTTCATCCCAGTATTTAAAATCAGGCATATAGATATCAAAAATACCATCCAGCAGCTTAATCGTCTCGATGGCATCATACCCGCCCGTGTTATAGACCAGGGGGACGCAAAGTCCGCCCTCAATGGCTATGGATAGGGTCTCCAGTATCTGGGGCACAACATGGGTTGGAGTGACAAAATTGATGTTATGGCAACCCATGTTCTGTAAATATAGCATCAGCAGGGCAAATTGTTCCAGAGAGATCTCTTCGCCTTCTCCGAGGTGACTGATTTCCCAGTTCTGACAAAAAACGCAAAGGAGATTACAGCTTGTGATAAATATGGCTCCTGATCCATGCCGACCTACAAGCGGGGCCTCTTCTCCAAAATGCGGGCTAAAACTGGAGACCATGGGAAGTCTGCCTGTATGGCATATCCCTTTTTCGTTCTGCATCCGATTAACCCGGCACTTTCGCGGACATAGACAACATTCTTCAAGTATTTTATTAGCTTTTTCGATGCGGGGGTTGAGCTCGCCACTTTTATATGTTTCCATG includes:
- a CDS encoding metallophosphoesterase family protein, translated to MSDRRIFAVGDIHGCLDKLEGLMGTLPVNLGQDALIFLGDYINRGPASREVIDYLLDLKDRSNHIVFLMGNHEKMFLDYLDRVNPFLFILNGGQKTIDAYSKKGEFSLPPDHHDFFRSLLLIHETEDYIFVHAGLRPYLPLEDQKIEDILWIREAFFSSMYDFGKKVVFGHTPFGEPLVMGNKIGIDTGAVYGNKLTCVELPAQKFYSF
- a CDS encoding radical SAM protein; the encoded protein is MQNEKGICHTGRLPMVSSFSPHFGEEAPLVGRHGSGAIFITSCNLLCVFCQNWEISHLGEGEEISLEQFALLMLYLQNMGCHNINFVTPTHVVPQILETLSIAIEGGLCVPLVYNTGGYDAIETIKLLDGIFDIYMPDFKYWDEEVAIRLSKAPGYPEIAGQAIKEMHRQVGDLTVDSSGIAQRGLLVRHLVLPDGLAGTRDVMRFLAREISPNTYVNIMDQYRPCGEAYKYPPLDRRITAEEYREAITMAKEEGITRLDLRKRTFILY